A genomic region of Thermodesulfovibrio aggregans contains the following coding sequences:
- a CDS encoding Ni/Fe hydrogenase subunit alpha, with amino-acid sequence MSQNININVNYLTRVEGHGNIVVEVKDGKLEICRLEIVESPRFFEAFLRGRSIYEAPHITSRICGICACGHTLASIQAAEDALGIKPSEQTTLLRKLLLHYEHLDSHLLHIYLLVAPDLVGVPSFVPLIKTHPDVVRRALKMKRLCNELCDILVGRHVHPISTVVGGFTKLPRVNDLEEMHKRLLELQKDMEATVELFSKLTFPDFERDTEYVALVNDGDEYPLLYGDIGSTDGYRVSKYEYKNVTNEFIVPYATAKRTRWHRDSYAVGALARFNLNHEKLHPKAKQAANVLNLKPKCINPYFNTVAQIVECVHCVEDAIRIVETVWQNGINYDEIVVPDINELGKLPQRAGEGVGAVEVPRGLLIHHYECDERGIFRNANCVIPTNQNTHNIELDMLKLVPEIINKSQKEITLALEMLVRAYDPCISCSVHMVEVNFK; translated from the coding sequence GTGAGTCAAAACATTAATATTAATGTGAATTATCTAACGAGAGTTGAAGGACATGGCAATATTGTAGTTGAAGTCAAAGATGGAAAGCTTGAGATTTGCAGGCTTGAAATCGTTGAATCTCCAAGATTTTTTGAAGCTTTCCTGAGAGGTCGCTCAATCTATGAAGCACCACATATAACAAGTAGAATTTGTGGAATTTGCGCCTGCGGACACACTCTTGCATCAATTCAAGCAGCAGAGGATGCCCTTGGAATAAAGCCATCTGAGCAGACAACTCTTTTAAGAAAACTTTTACTTCATTATGAGCATCTTGACAGCCATCTTCTTCATATATATTTACTTGTTGCACCAGATCTGGTTGGTGTGCCAAGTTTTGTGCCGCTTATAAAAACTCATCCTGATGTTGTAAGGCGTGCACTTAAAATGAAAAGACTCTGCAATGAACTTTGTGACATACTTGTTGGAAGACATGTTCATCCAATTTCTACAGTTGTAGGTGGATTTACAAAACTTCCTAGAGTAAATGACCTTGAGGAGATGCATAAGAGACTTTTAGAACTTCAGAAAGACATGGAAGCAACCGTAGAGCTTTTTAGCAAGCTAACTTTCCCTGATTTTGAAAGAGATACAGAGTATGTAGCCCTTGTAAATGATGGAGATGAATACCCACTTCTTTATGGAGACATAGGCTCAACTGATGGATACAGAGTGAGTAAGTATGAATATAAAAATGTTACAAATGAATTTATAGTTCCCTATGCAACTGCAAAAAGGACCCGCTGGCACAGAGACTCCTACGCTGTGGGAGCACTTGCAAGATTCAATCTCAACCATGAAAAACTTCATCCAAAAGCAAAACAAGCAGCCAATGTTTTGAATCTGAAACCAAAATGCATAAATCCCTATTTTAATACCGTTGCTCAGATTGTGGAATGCGTCCACTGTGTTGAAGATGCCATAAGAATTGTAGAGACTGTGTGGCAAAATGGAATAAACTACGATGAGATAGTTGTTCCTGATATAAATGAACTGGGTAAACTTCCCCAGCGTGCTGGTGAAGGAGTTGGTGCAGTTGAAGTTCCCCGTGGTTTATTGATTCATCACTATGAGTGTGATGAAAGAGGAATATTCAGAAATGCAAACTGTGTGATTCCCACAAATCAAAACACACACAACATAGAGCTTGATATGTTAAAGCTCGTTCCAGAAATCATAAATAAGTCTCAGAAAGAGATAACTTTAGCACTTGAAATGCTTGTAAGAGCCTATGACCCCTGCATATCATGCTCAGTTCACATGGTGGAGGTTAATTTTAAGTAA
- a CDS encoding cytochrome B: MSKPKVAFFDFACCEGCQLQVANIGEPLLDVLDIVQVVEFREVMSEKWDGEFDVAFVEGSITDEHAVQRVKRIRERSKILVALGSCATIGGVNGMKNSFQLEEVGKYVYGESYKFFPTIHTKAVHQVVKVDYFINGCPIYQPEFLTVLKCILQGIPYYVPEYPVCVECKLNENVCMYDRGLTCMGPVTKAGCNSWCINNGNICYGCRGLTINPNTEGFKEVLKKYNIPEDFLMKKIEMYNKCKELDKS, from the coding sequence ATGAGTAAACCAAAGGTTGCATTTTTTGATTTTGCCTGCTGTGAAGGATGCCAGTTACAGGTTGCCAACATAGGTGAACCGCTTCTTGATGTTCTTGATATTGTTCAGGTTGTTGAATTCAGAGAGGTAATGTCTGAAAAATGGGATGGAGAGTTTGATGTAGCCTTTGTTGAGGGAAGTATTACTGATGAGCATGCTGTGCAGAGAGTTAAAAGGATAAGAGAGCGCAGTAAAATCCTTGTTGCTCTTGGCTCCTGTGCCACAATTGGTGGAGTTAATGGAATGAAAAACTCCTTTCAGCTTGAAGAAGTGGGTAAATATGTTTATGGAGAGTCATATAAATTTTTCCCCACAATTCATACAAAAGCTGTCCATCAGGTTGTGAAGGTGGATTATTTTATAAATGGATGCCCCATATATCAGCCTGAATTTCTTACTGTTCTTAAATGCATACTTCAGGGAATTCCATACTATGTGCCTGAGTATCCTGTTTGTGTTGAATGTAAACTAAATGAAAATGTCTGCATGTATGATAGAGGACTTACCTGCATGGGACCTGTTACAAAAGCAGGATGTAATTCATGGTGCATAAATAATGGAAATATCTGCTATGGTTGTAGGGGGCTCACCATAAATCCAAATACAGAGGGTTTTAAGGAAGTTCTAAAAAAATACAATATTCCTGAAGACTTTTTAATGAAAAAGATTGAGATGTACAACAAGTGTAAGGAGTTGGATAAATCGTGA